In Halorientalis sp. LT38, a genomic segment contains:
- a CDS encoding V-type ATP synthase subunit F: MSQEIAVVGSPDFTTGFRLAGVRKFADVPSEEKATELDAAVEEMLGDDDVGILVMYDDDLEHLSRGVRDDVETSVEPVLVTLGGEGAGSGGLREQIKRAIGIDLMEED; encoded by the coding sequence ATGAGCCAGGAGATCGCCGTCGTCGGCAGTCCGGACTTCACGACCGGCTTCCGGCTGGCGGGCGTCCGCAAGTTCGCGGACGTCCCCAGCGAGGAGAAGGCGACGGAACTGGACGCGGCGGTCGAGGAGATGCTCGGGGACGACGACGTCGGCATCCTCGTGATGTACGACGACGACCTCGAGCACCTGTCGCGGGGCGTCCGCGACGACGTCGAGACGAGCGTCGAACCGGTGCTCGTCACCCTCGGCGGCGAGGGGGCCGGCAGCGGCGGGCTGCGAGAGCAGATCAAACGAGCTATCGGCATCGACCTCATGGAGGAAGACTAA